A DNA window from Pogona vitticeps strain Pit_001003342236 chromosome 2, PviZW2.1, whole genome shotgun sequence contains the following coding sequences:
- the ETAA1 gene encoding ewing's tumor-associated antigen 1 isoform X1, whose protein sequence is MASRRRKAAAAAGAERSSSKSPARRSSRRRGVGHYPASAQDAESPCIQSETKGEPPGEPPLSPRLPADLVLSETCSYKTPKRRQARRTCLPTFSSPVNENDGQQEIFWDPHSPIAHQLDNGRRKHTVRHGCTVEISEIVNRIAPQDNKPACYEGNLLGLWIGDDAIPCTPGITKVRSRTKVNGARGLQLKNKEEELMKLAKQFDKNLTEAIQDQDTSCHSVDHVAPETEMSIECEDEAQRENQQQFLEEHLPTNVTVPCEVIEESSRRLGHCENSNQEPIDLDAEGALNELFDGPTQACSDPLSQGLSNCSSNSSFLQNQNIVMQDECASDQVTSAAGAGTRDAPQGQDSTAALTESVAPFPAKKAEVPSEQAAPSVVSSKAELAASSKLERIVGDDFDDWGDDSFLMQITQNPELISTPENVFPCSDDSAKMRERTRDAVQGRGLNSFENVAASLTLPKQSIGIDKMNDVPLEFEKSVSKNSSNKISGYNTVLVQPKSQSIQQNFTQLKCPAKTNSSEKGALPIVLHPNLPKTQTGKYGSNPVNIYCQLPTSSASIAVRGLKSTTDAISSDLLKPKEAPKKTVFVFDNWNEPKFPDEVLDFYCESDNLWGVNCDDDDLLYQVCDDVEKNTQSQQAVEKNEKAKWVVEPPSILEAGPCPTVPDQGLSHCPQAQKTHLGRKTFSLDAPAVVATMLKKEHPPHPAVKQPSKSESTRSVPEKWCRSHSVPEGDLSSRTGSPMLSNGHPNVNNGKWQNGLCHEGKVETGSLINQMIAVKSNYVFRKTGQSQALAVDHENRTLGTLSGTHLGLLESRNTSNVPLQTTVQTNTKPPFKRHLSDSFAQFEAEQRSRRCSQEEIARKKQEALERRKWKMEALLKNTAAT, encoded by the exons atcttGTCTTGTCAGAAACTTGCTCATATAAGACCCCAAAGAGAAGACAGGCCAGGAGAACCTGCTTGCCAACGTTCAGTTCTCCTGTGAATGAAAATGATGGACAGCAAGAGATCTTCTGGGATCCCCACTCTCCAATTGCACATCAGCTAG aTAATGGACGAAGGAAGCATACAGTACGGCATGGATGTACGGTTGAGATTTCAGAAATTGTTAATCGGATTGCTCCTCAG GATAATAAGCCAGCTTGTTATGAAGGAAACCTTCTTGGGCTTTGGATTGGTGATGACGCAATCCCTTGTACACCTGGAATCACAAAAGTGCGTTCTAGGACCAAAGTGAATGGTGCAAG AGGCCTCCAGTTAAAAAACAAAGAGGAGGAACTTATGAAATTGGCAAAACAATTTGATAAAAACCTGACTGAGGCAATCCAGGATCAAGATACGTCATGCCACAGTGTTGACCATGTTGCACCCGAGACAGAAATGTCTATTGAATGTGAAGACGAGGCACAGAGAGAAAATCAGCAACAATTCCTTGAAGAGCATCTGCCAACTAATGTTACCGTGCCTTGTGAAGTAATTGAGGAGAGCAGTAGAAGACTTGGACACTGTGAAAACAGTAATCAGGAGCCCATAGATCTTGATGCTGAGGGAGCACTTAACGAACTGTTTGATGGCCCGACCCAGGCTTGCAGCGACCCATTGAGTCAGGGCCTTTCAAATTGTTCTTCAAACTCTAGTTTCCTTCAAAACCAGAACATTGTGATGCAGGACGAATGTGCTTCCGATCAGGTCACATCTGCTGCTGGAGCTGGGACTAGAGATGCTCCTCAAGGGCAAGACTCTACAGCCGCCCTCACAGAAAGTGTGGCACCATTTCCCGCCAAAAAAGCTGAGGTGCCTTCTGAACAAGCTGCTCCCAGTGTAGTCTCTTCTAAGGCTGAGTTGGCTGCCTCAAGTAAGCTTGAGAGAATTGTAGGTGATGACTTCGATGACTGGGGAGATGATTCCTTCCTTATGCAGATTACTCAGAACCCTGAGCTGATCAGCACTCCAGAAAATGTTTTTCCTTGTTCTGATGACAGTGCTAAAATGCGGGAAAGAACCAGGGACGCTGTCCAAGGCAGAGGGTTGAATTCCTTTGAGAATGTCGCAGCATCCCTTACTTTACCAAAGCAAAGCATTGGGATAGACAAGATGAATGATGTTCCTTTAGAATTTGAGAAGTCAGTCTCAAAAAACAGCTCAAATAAAATTTCTGGCTATAATACAGTTTTAGTGCAACCTAAAAGTCAGAGCATACAGCAGAACTTCACTCAACTTAAATGCCCTGCCAAGACTAATTCATCTGAAAAAGGAGCTCTTCCTATTGTGCTACATCCTAATCTCCCTAAAACTCAAACAGGAAAATACGGAAGTAACCCGGTCAATATTTACTGCCAGTTACCCACTAGTTCTGCTAGTATAGCAGTCCGTGGTCTGAAGAGCACAACAGATGCAATCAGCTCTGACCTTTTGAAGCCAAAGGAAGCACCAAAGAAAACGGTGTTTGTGTTTGACAACTGGAACGAGCCCAAGTTCCCAGATGAAGTTTTAGACTTCTATTGTGAATCTGATAATCTTTGGGGCGTCAACTGCGATGACGATGACCTGCTGTATCAAGTCTGTGATGATGTTGAAAAAAACACTCAGAGCCAACAGGCTGTGGAAAAGAATGAGAAGGCAAAATGGGTGGTAGAACCTCCTTCAATATTGGAGGCGGGTCCTTGCCCCACCGTCCCCGATCAAGGACTTTCTCATTGTCCACAGGCCCAAAAGACCCATTTGGGCAGGAAAACGTTCTCTTTGGATGCTCCTGCTGTAGTTGCAACAATGCTGAAGAAGGAGCATCCTCCACATCCTGCTGTGAAGCAACCATCGAAAAGTGAGAGCACGAGAAGTGTCCCGGAGAAATGGTGCCGGTCTCATTCGGTGCCTGAGGGAGACCTTTCTTCTCGAACAGGCTCACCCATGCTCTCAAATGGGCATCCAAACGTCAACAATGGAAAATGGCAAAATGGCCTTTGTCATGAGGGCAAGGTAGAGACGGGCAGCCTCATTAATCAGATGATAGCTGTGAAATCAAACTATGTATTCAGAAAGACGGGTCAGTCTCAAGCTCTTGCTGTGGACCATGAAAACAGAACTTTGGGAACACTTTCTGGAACTCACCTGGGCTTGTTGGAAAGCAGGAATACCTCCAATGTCCCCCTTCAGACAACAGTCCAGACAAATACAAAGCCACCTTTTAAAAGGCATCTCTCGGATTCCTTTGCACAGTTTGAAGCAG aacagagaagcagaagatgttCTCAAGAAGAAATCGCAAGGAAAAAGCAGGAGGCTCTTGAGCGGAGAAAATGGAAGATGGAAGCATTGCTAAAAAACACAGCGGCGACTTGA
- the ETAA1 gene encoding ewing's tumor-associated antigen 1 isoform X2 produces the protein MASRRRKAAAAAGAERSSSKSPARRSSRRRGVGHYPASAQDAESPCIQSETKGEPPGEPPLSPRLPAETCSYKTPKRRQARRTCLPTFSSPVNENDGQQEIFWDPHSPIAHQLDNGRRKHTVRHGCTVEISEIVNRIAPQDNKPACYEGNLLGLWIGDDAIPCTPGITKVRSRTKVNGARGLQLKNKEEELMKLAKQFDKNLTEAIQDQDTSCHSVDHVAPETEMSIECEDEAQRENQQQFLEEHLPTNVTVPCEVIEESSRRLGHCENSNQEPIDLDAEGALNELFDGPTQACSDPLSQGLSNCSSNSSFLQNQNIVMQDECASDQVTSAAGAGTRDAPQGQDSTAALTESVAPFPAKKAEVPSEQAAPSVVSSKAELAASSKLERIVGDDFDDWGDDSFLMQITQNPELISTPENVFPCSDDSAKMRERTRDAVQGRGLNSFENVAASLTLPKQSIGIDKMNDVPLEFEKSVSKNSSNKISGYNTVLVQPKSQSIQQNFTQLKCPAKTNSSEKGALPIVLHPNLPKTQTGKYGSNPVNIYCQLPTSSASIAVRGLKSTTDAISSDLLKPKEAPKKTVFVFDNWNEPKFPDEVLDFYCESDNLWGVNCDDDDLLYQVCDDVEKNTQSQQAVEKNEKAKWVVEPPSILEAGPCPTVPDQGLSHCPQAQKTHLGRKTFSLDAPAVVATMLKKEHPPHPAVKQPSKSESTRSVPEKWCRSHSVPEGDLSSRTGSPMLSNGHPNVNNGKWQNGLCHEGKVETGSLINQMIAVKSNYVFRKTGQSQALAVDHENRTLGTLSGTHLGLLESRNTSNVPLQTTVQTNTKPPFKRHLSDSFAQFEAEQRSRRCSQEEIARKKQEALERRKWKMEALLKNTAAT, from the exons AAACTTGCTCATATAAGACCCCAAAGAGAAGACAGGCCAGGAGAACCTGCTTGCCAACGTTCAGTTCTCCTGTGAATGAAAATGATGGACAGCAAGAGATCTTCTGGGATCCCCACTCTCCAATTGCACATCAGCTAG aTAATGGACGAAGGAAGCATACAGTACGGCATGGATGTACGGTTGAGATTTCAGAAATTGTTAATCGGATTGCTCCTCAG GATAATAAGCCAGCTTGTTATGAAGGAAACCTTCTTGGGCTTTGGATTGGTGATGACGCAATCCCTTGTACACCTGGAATCACAAAAGTGCGTTCTAGGACCAAAGTGAATGGTGCAAG AGGCCTCCAGTTAAAAAACAAAGAGGAGGAACTTATGAAATTGGCAAAACAATTTGATAAAAACCTGACTGAGGCAATCCAGGATCAAGATACGTCATGCCACAGTGTTGACCATGTTGCACCCGAGACAGAAATGTCTATTGAATGTGAAGACGAGGCACAGAGAGAAAATCAGCAACAATTCCTTGAAGAGCATCTGCCAACTAATGTTACCGTGCCTTGTGAAGTAATTGAGGAGAGCAGTAGAAGACTTGGACACTGTGAAAACAGTAATCAGGAGCCCATAGATCTTGATGCTGAGGGAGCACTTAACGAACTGTTTGATGGCCCGACCCAGGCTTGCAGCGACCCATTGAGTCAGGGCCTTTCAAATTGTTCTTCAAACTCTAGTTTCCTTCAAAACCAGAACATTGTGATGCAGGACGAATGTGCTTCCGATCAGGTCACATCTGCTGCTGGAGCTGGGACTAGAGATGCTCCTCAAGGGCAAGACTCTACAGCCGCCCTCACAGAAAGTGTGGCACCATTTCCCGCCAAAAAAGCTGAGGTGCCTTCTGAACAAGCTGCTCCCAGTGTAGTCTCTTCTAAGGCTGAGTTGGCTGCCTCAAGTAAGCTTGAGAGAATTGTAGGTGATGACTTCGATGACTGGGGAGATGATTCCTTCCTTATGCAGATTACTCAGAACCCTGAGCTGATCAGCACTCCAGAAAATGTTTTTCCTTGTTCTGATGACAGTGCTAAAATGCGGGAAAGAACCAGGGACGCTGTCCAAGGCAGAGGGTTGAATTCCTTTGAGAATGTCGCAGCATCCCTTACTTTACCAAAGCAAAGCATTGGGATAGACAAGATGAATGATGTTCCTTTAGAATTTGAGAAGTCAGTCTCAAAAAACAGCTCAAATAAAATTTCTGGCTATAATACAGTTTTAGTGCAACCTAAAAGTCAGAGCATACAGCAGAACTTCACTCAACTTAAATGCCCTGCCAAGACTAATTCATCTGAAAAAGGAGCTCTTCCTATTGTGCTACATCCTAATCTCCCTAAAACTCAAACAGGAAAATACGGAAGTAACCCGGTCAATATTTACTGCCAGTTACCCACTAGTTCTGCTAGTATAGCAGTCCGTGGTCTGAAGAGCACAACAGATGCAATCAGCTCTGACCTTTTGAAGCCAAAGGAAGCACCAAAGAAAACGGTGTTTGTGTTTGACAACTGGAACGAGCCCAAGTTCCCAGATGAAGTTTTAGACTTCTATTGTGAATCTGATAATCTTTGGGGCGTCAACTGCGATGACGATGACCTGCTGTATCAAGTCTGTGATGATGTTGAAAAAAACACTCAGAGCCAACAGGCTGTGGAAAAGAATGAGAAGGCAAAATGGGTGGTAGAACCTCCTTCAATATTGGAGGCGGGTCCTTGCCCCACCGTCCCCGATCAAGGACTTTCTCATTGTCCACAGGCCCAAAAGACCCATTTGGGCAGGAAAACGTTCTCTTTGGATGCTCCTGCTGTAGTTGCAACAATGCTGAAGAAGGAGCATCCTCCACATCCTGCTGTGAAGCAACCATCGAAAAGTGAGAGCACGAGAAGTGTCCCGGAGAAATGGTGCCGGTCTCATTCGGTGCCTGAGGGAGACCTTTCTTCTCGAACAGGCTCACCCATGCTCTCAAATGGGCATCCAAACGTCAACAATGGAAAATGGCAAAATGGCCTTTGTCATGAGGGCAAGGTAGAGACGGGCAGCCTCATTAATCAGATGATAGCTGTGAAATCAAACTATGTATTCAGAAAGACGGGTCAGTCTCAAGCTCTTGCTGTGGACCATGAAAACAGAACTTTGGGAACACTTTCTGGAACTCACCTGGGCTTGTTGGAAAGCAGGAATACCTCCAATGTCCCCCTTCAGACAACAGTCCAGACAAATACAAAGCCACCTTTTAAAAGGCATCTCTCGGATTCCTTTGCACAGTTTGAAGCAG aacagagaagcagaagatgttCTCAAGAAGAAATCGCAAGGAAAAAGCAGGAGGCTCTTGAGCGGAGAAAATGGAAGATGGAAGCATTGCTAAAAAACACAGCGGCGACTTGA